Genomic segment of Staphylococcus muscae:
TACTGCATCACCAATGACGTATATCGCATTGTATTCATTTTCAACGGCAGCTAACTGATGGCTATTGGCAATTAAAGTAGGTTTTACAGAGGCTTGTACAACACCGTGCTCATACGTTCCTTTACCGATTAATTTGATCTTATAACCAAATGCTGTTGCTGCTTGAATATCATTCGTCGTCACCTGACTAATACCTTCAGTTTTGACATCTGCTAACTTGATAACTTGGTTGAACGATAAATATGATGTAATAACTACTTTGCGCGCCGCATCGATGCCTTCAACATCATCTGTTGGGTCTGCTTCTGCAAATCCCAATGCTTGCGCTTCTTGTAATGCATCTTCATAGGCAGCACCCTCTTCAGTCATCTTCGTCAAAATAAAATTCGAAGTTCCGTTAAAAATCCCCATAAATTTACTGATGTTATTGGCATTTAAGCCATTATTAATCGCATTGACAATTGGAATACCACCTGCAACACTGGCTTCATATTTCAATGCAACACCATTCTCCTGTGCTAAATCCTCTAACACACGCAAGTGGACAGCCAATAAATCCTTATTTGCTGTAATTACATGCTTTTTCTGTGACAATGCTGCTTTCAACCAATCTACGGTCGGCTCAATACCACCCATCACTTCAATCACAATATCAACATCATCATCATTTAAAATGTCATTTACATCTTCAGTCAAGTGATATTGTGAAATATTAAGCGGACGTTTTTTTGATTTATCACGAACAAGAATATGTTTGATCTGAATGTCTTTCTGAATGGTTTCTTTAATCTGTTGGTGATTCTCTTCTATAATTTTTACCACACCAGACCCCACAGTACCAAGTCCTAATAATGCAACATTGAGCTGTTTCATGTAATATCCCTCCGATAGTTTCGACTAAATTCTTTACTACATATTGAAATATCAATAAATATAGTTTAGTATATGTTCATTCCTAAAGTTTGTAAAGTTCTAAAAATTTAAAAAGATATCTCTATAATACCATTTCTCAGTATAAAACTGAATAGGTAATCCCATTAATAGAAAGGTTGTAATAAGTTATGAAAGTATCTAAATTTGGTGGAAGTTCAGTCGCTTCAGCTGAACAAATTAAAAAAGTATTAAATATTGTCAATAGTGATGATGACAGACGTATTATTATCGTGTCTGCACCGGGTAAACGTCACGATAAAGACATTAAAGCAACCGATCTATTAATTAGGCTCTATGAAAAAGTGATCAATGGGTTAGACTATCAATCAAAGAAACAAGAAATTCTAGATCGGTTTGATGATATTATTCGAGAACTCAATCTTCAAACAGACTTATTACAAAAAATAGATGAGACACTCGAACAACATATCAGCGAACTAGCCGACCAGCCAGCACGTTTACTTGATGCCTTAAAATCATCTGGTGAAAACTTCAATGCTCAAATCATTGCGGCCTATAACGATTCTCAAGGTGTTCCGACTATATATATGTCTCCTAAAGACGCAGGAATCATCGTAACCGACGAACCAGAAAATGCTCAAATATTAGAATCGAGTTATGATAAAATCGAACAAATTCGTCATACGAAAGAGAAAATTATTATTCCCGGATTCTTCGGTTATTCTGAAACAAACCATATCGTGACATTTCCACGTGGTGGCTCAGATATTACTGGTGCTATCGTTGCGCGTGGTGTCCATGCGGACCTCTACGAAAACTTTACTGACGTCTCTGGGATTTTCCGAGCTAATCCTACAATTATTAAGTCACCTGAAATCATTAACGAAATTACTTACCGTGAAATGCGAGAACTTTCTTATGCAGGCTTTGGTGTCTTCCACGATGAAGCATTGCAACCTTTATATCGTTATCGCATCCCGGTTGTTATCAAAAATACAAATAGACCGGATGATCCGGGTACTTTTATTGTTCATGATAGAGAAATCAATCGCCATAGAGTTGTGACTGGCATCAGTTGTGACAAGGGATTTACAAGTATAAATATTAAGAAATATTTGATGAACAGACAGGTTGGTTTCTCATTAAAAATTTTAAATATTCTTGCAGAAAACAACATCTCATATGATCACATGCCGTCTGGTATCGATAATATCAGTATTATCATGCGTACATCTCAGCTTGCTGGTAAAGAAGAAAAAGTATTAAATGAAATTCGTACGCAATGTGAAATCGATGAGTTGAATGTTGAACACGACTTAGCTATTTTAATGGTAGTTGGAGAAGGTATGAGCGCCGTTGTGGGAACAGCTAATAAAATTACTACGGCATTAGCAGCAGCCAATATTAACTTAAAAATGATTAACCAAGGTTCATCAGAAATTTCAATGATGTTTGGTATTTCAAACAAAGATGCTGAAGCGGCAGTTAAAGCATGTTACTTAAATTGTTATATATAACAGATTGAGTCATCATAAATTTACTCTTTGGAAATCTTATAGATGGTATATCAAAGTGGAATCAATTCTTTTGTTCTACCTTAAAAATATGGGACTACGAAAGTTTTTTCGTAGTCCCATATTTTATTTGTTCAGATTTAGTATGTATATATCGTATGACTAGATGAAATAATCAGTTTTTCAAAGTATCCATTTCAAAATCTCTTAAATTCCAACAAAAATATTATACTCATATACCTTCATCATTTATGTTAAGAAAAATGATTTTTGCTACTAATTTTTATTTTTATATTTAAACTTTCTCTATTATTATTAAATAATTGAAATTGATTTGTTTTTGGGTAAAATTCCATATGTAAAGTGTAAAGTATCTCTTATGCTATTAATCATTTATCACTTACATTTGTCAATATTTAAAATTTTTCTTTTAAAAGTATAAAAATTTTAATATAATAAGTTGTGCAGTTCACAGGGTTACGATAAGGAGTGGAAGAATGAAAAACGGTTACAAAATGGATTCAGAACAAATTTTTTTCTATGAATCCTATCGAAAAAAAATTATCAGCGAAATAAAAAAGCAATTCGGCCTAAAACTTAATGATATTTTGTTTCTCTATCACCTTAAATCAGCAAACAGCAAACGCATTTCACTTCATAAAGTGAAACAATCCATTGATTTTAGTCTTATGGAAGTACATAAATCATTAACTGCACTATCTGAAATGGAGATTATTGGAAAAGAACGTTCAACAGAAGATGAACGTAAAGTTTTTATCACCTTTACAGATGAGCAGTATCAAAGAATGAATGAGATACTTAAAGACTTCGATCAAATTCAAAAATCTATTTTGACAGAATCTTAATTAATAAAATACGTTATAAAAATAAAAGTCTTAGAACAGCATCAAAAATATGCTATTCTAAGACTTTTTTAACGTTCCCAAATATTAAGTTGTTTCTTTTGCGCTTCTTTTTGTGCCTGCTCAATCACAATACGATACTTATCGTTAGGCGCATAAAATTTTGCTCTTGCAAGTCCTTCTTTTGCGAGCATAGCATTAAACATATCGTCTCCAAGCCAAACATATGCAAGTGTTCGACCGTAACGATCTGTTTTTTCTCGATCGTATTCCAATCTTACTTGTTGATTTGTAAGATGTCGCTTCGTGAAGTCAGATGCTGCTTTTCCATATGGTTGAACAGGTGTATTCGGTTTGACTGTTTCTGGCGTATCAACCCCAATCAGTCGAACACGTTCATCCTCGTGTCCTGGTTTACTAACAATAATCGTATCGCCATCTATGACACGTTTTACAGTATACGTCTCTTCTTCTGAACTCGAGTTTATCTCTGAAAAAGGTCCTGACTGATTGATATATTGAAAGCCCAGTACACCAATTGCGATAATTGCTACAATAATGATTGATAATTTTTTGTCCATGATGTCACCTTCATTTTTTATTCTAAATAAGCATATCACTTCTGTTTCAGGGGTCAAGCGTTATTTTTATTATAAGCATACTGAATGATTTACCTTTTTTAAAGAGATGTTATAATAAATATAATAGGAGTGAAATGTATGAAAACACTTAAAGAAAATTATCTGTCATTAACCATTATTATTTTTGCAGTCATCATGAGTTTTGTGTTACAAAATTACTTTCAATTACCACTTATTGCCGGTGCGTTTATCGGTGTGTTACTCGGAATTGTATGTGGTTTTATTCTTCAAAAAATCAAAAGTAAAAGTAACAAAAATGACAAGTCCGAACCACATTAAGACGATGGTTTGGACTTTTATAATACAACGAAAAGCAGGACATTTCTCAATAATGAGACTGTCCTGCTTTTTATATTCATCGAAATGTAAATGATTTTTGATGTTCTACCTTAAAAACTAAGATTTCTTAGCATTCCAGATTCGAACACCCATCGCAATTGTTGGGAATATCATAAGTACTAATACGATATAGTACAGTGTTACAATGATATTTTCTTTTGAAACTGGTACAACTAAGCCTAAAAGATTGATTAATACTAAAATACCAAGATTAATCATTAAACAAATAAGTAAATCTGTCACCGTAGAGATACCTTTATAATTAAAAGCATTCAACCAATATTCTTTATATGTGCGCATACTATCTCCTCCTTTGAAGACCTTTGATGATGTAGAGTTAGCATGTCATTCTTTATGACAAAATGCCTTTATGTCAATAAGTGATAACACGCTCTTAACATCATGTGAATTTTTAAAAAAAGCATTTCTCCGTTCCATTAAAAAACAGAGAAATGCTTTTTATTTATAATATTATACAGGCTATATAATTATTTTTCAAATCGAACCTATATCGTTAAAACTTATAATTCACCAAATGTGATTACATCTCGCGCGATCATTACTTCTTCGTCAGTTGGAATTACTAAAACTTTTACTGGAGAATGAGGATAGTTCAATTCAGCCTCTTTACCGCGTAATCCTTCGTTTTTACGTGGGTCCCAATAAACACCCATGAATTCTAGACCTTCTAATACACGTGCACGTACAACGTCTGAGTTTTCACCCACACCAGCAGTGAAGATGATTACGTCTACACCGTGCATACGTGATGCATAAGTACCCATGTATTTATGAATACGTGAAGCAAAGATTTCTAAAGCAAGTTTTGCACGTTCATCGCCTTCGTTTGCTGCTTGTTCAATGTCACGCAAATCAGATGAAGTACCTGTGATACCTAATAAACCTGACTCTTTGTTGAATACATTGATCACTTCTTCAGCAGTTTTGCCAGTTTTTTCCATAATGAATGGAATCAACGCAGGGTCAAGGTTACCTGAACGTGTACCCATTGTAACACCTGCTAATGGTGTGAATCCCATTGATGTATCAATTGACTCACCGCCATCGATAGCAGTAATAGATGCACCGTTACCAATATGACAAGAAATCATACGTAATTCTTCAATTGGTTTACCTAGCATTTCTGCAGCACGTTGTGAAACATATTTGTGGCTTGTACCGTGGAAACCATATTTACGGATACCATAGTCTTTATAGTAGTCGTAAGGTAAGCTATAAAGATATGCTGATTCCGGCATTGTTTGGTGGAATGATGTATCGAATACTGCAACGTGTGGGATATTAGGTAAAAGTTTTCTGAATGCATTAATACCCATTAAGTTTGCAGGGTTGTGTAAAGGTGCTAAGTCAGCTAAAGCTTCGATTTGGCTTGCTACTTTATCAGTGACAAGTGCTGATTCTGGGAATGTTTCCCCACCATGTACAACACGGTGACCAGTACCGTCGATATCATTGATGTCATTAATAACACCATGTTTTTGGAAGCTGTCTAACATAATGTTTACTGCTTCTTCATGGTCTTTAATGTCTTTTACATCTTTGACTTTTTCTCCATTCACTTCAATTGTAAAAATTGAATCGTTAAGTCCAATACGCTCAATTAAACCTTTAGTAACTAATTTTTCTTCCGGCATTTCAATCAATTGGAACTTTAATGATGAACTACCAGCGTTAATCGCCAAAATTAACTTAGACATAGGAACGTCCTCCAATATATTTAAATTTATCCACATCTATTTAACCATTAATACAGTTGTAATTCAAGAGTATTACAGGTTATTTTAATGATTTTCAGAACGCCACTCTTTTAATTCTGCTAAGAAGTTCTGGAAGAGTTGTGGATTCTTGAAATCAGGGATATTTGCTAATAAAACCTCAACAGGCTTAGTAATCCCCTGCTGTTTGCGTTGTAATACAAGAATTGACTTTTGTGCATTCTTGTTTTTAAACAAGTTAGCAGGAAGGTTTAAAAATGCTTGCATTTCTGTTTCTGTTGCAATAAAATTTTCTAACTGTTTCACATGATCGCCTTCAAAGAGTTGTGTCGGAACAACGAGAAATGCATAACCAGTTGGCTTAAGCGCTTGAACAGCTTGCTCAATAAATAAATAATGTGCGTAACTGTGTCCCTCATCAAAACCTAACTGCATTTGATGGCTTCGTTCATCTAAGGGATAATAGCCAATTGGCAAATCTCCTACTACGATATCCGCTTCTTCAAAAGGTAATGGCATAATTGCATCTTGCGGGTAAACATCAAATGGAATTTCTAAAAAGTTAGCAAGATGTATACTTAAACGTGACAACACTGGATCAACTTCTACGAGATGATGCATCACTGTTACTTCTTTTAAGACATCGTGAATTGTGGCACTCAGATGTCCTGAACCACTTCCCAAATCTGCAATATGCATTTCTTTTGCATCTTCTTCAAATTGCGAAATAAGAAAACCAACGACTAAACCAATAGTATCAGGCGTAATCTGATGGTTCGCTTGTACTTCTTCTTGTTGTAATTGACTTAAATAAGCAAATTGAAATGCTTTTCGTCTATCTTGAAACTGTGCAGATTCAAGCAATGAACGCTCATTCGTATAAAGATGTTCCATTGCTAATCCTAAATTTTCTATAAAACTCTGCCCATTCTCTTCGTTTAAAGCTTTTGTTTTTTCATCAAGTCGCTGGAATAATTGCTCCATGATGGATGGTGATTGTGTCATAAGTTACGCCCTTTCAATAATTCTCATCTATTTCTAGCATAATAAAAAATGAAGGTTGAGACAAGTAGAACCCTCTATCGTCTCAACCTCTTCTTGTAATTAAATATTTCGATATGCCTCTAACGCCGCATCAAAGTTTGGAAAATCTGTACCTTCTGGAACAATTTCTTTATATACAACTTTGTTATTTTCATCTAGAACGAATACTGCACGTGCTAACAACATTAATCCATCCATAAGCACACCATAATTTTTAGCGAATGAATGTGCTTGATAGTCACTCAATGTGATGACATTGTCTAAACCATTGCTAGCGCACCATCTTTTTTGGGCGAATGGTAAGTCCGCTGAAATTGTTAAGACGTAACCATCTTCATCGTTAGCTTGTTCATTAAATTGACGTGTCTGTTGATCACATACGCCTGTATCAATAGAAGGTACCACACTAATCAATTTCTTTTTACCTTCGTAATCAGCTAATGTGATTGGATTTAAACCTTGATCTACCACTTTAAAATCAGGTGCTTGATCGTTTACTTTCACTTCATCTCCAATCAAATCAACTGGTTGTTGTTTAAATGTAATTTGTGCCATTTGACTGCCTCCTTAATGATATATTTCACTCTCATTATAACGAGTTTGTAATGATTTCGCATCCATTTCATTTCTTTGATGTTTAATCTGTCTCAAATATTTCTGCTTAACTACCACTGTATCTGCAAAATAATCATGCACACCGATATGTTTTGGTGTGAAAATCACAGCTAAATATGGCAATCCTAACATCACATTGGAAATAATTCGACCAATCCATTCTCGCATTAATACATCTGACCACGATAATCCTTCAATATGATTGGTATACACTTTAATGCCTAAAATCATTTTCCCTAATGTTTGTTGGAAGAATCGTGTCATCAATACAAAATATAAAAAGTATATAATGGCTTCTAACATATTTGCAACATTGAAATATGAAATCCACAGTTGCCAATCATTCATATTCGTTAATGCAAAAATAGGTTCTAAAACCATTTGTTTTACAGCCCAAAGGATGATGATATCAATGATATAGCTAAAAAACCTTCGTCCAAAACCTGCATACAAAAAGGCGTCTCGTTCATATTGACTCATTTTTACGCTCGTTTGAGTCGAACTCATGTCTTCATAACGTCTTTGTGTCGGATTGGTGTTTACAGTTGCTTTCTCTTTATTCATCTCATCCACCTACCCTTCATATTTATACATAGGTCTCGTTTGTGATTCATTGTTTAAGATTGATTTCACTTGTTCAATATCTGCACGAACACCTTTTAAAAAGCTCTTCGCACCGAATAATGAACCGAATCCCATATCAGCTTGATCAAAGCTAATCACTTGCGCGTCTTCTGCTTTAATCGCTTTTTTCAGATCCTTCATAGATGCTTCTTTGTAGCCAATTTCATCAATGAGTCCATTACTTTTTGCTTGTTGTGCACTGTATAGTCGCCCATCAGCTAATTCACGTACTTTTGATTCTGACATATGGCGACCTTTAACGATAACATCAATAAATTGATCATAGCTATCTTTATTAATTGATTGTAAGATATCACGTTCTTCTTGTGTCATTTCTCTCGAAGGGCTCAAAATATCTTTATGTTCACCTGATTTGATTGTGTTTGTTTTTACACCAAGATTGTTCAGTAATTCTGAGTAATCCATCGCCTGAGAAATCACACCAATTGATCCTGTGAGTGATTGTGGGCCTGCATATATCTTATCTGCAGGTGCTGAGATGTAGTAACCACCTGATGCAGCCATCGTTTCCATTTGTACGTAAACCTTTTTGCCTGAATCTTTTACTTCTTTTAATTTTTGATAAAATTCATCACTCGCATATGTACTACCACCCGGGCTATCGACAATTAAAAATACTCCTTTAATCGTGTCATCTTCTTTGATTGCATCCAACTGTTTTAATGCCATTTGATGATCATAGCTTCCACTAGCAAATAGCCCACCAGTCCCCATATCTATAATTTCACCTTTGACAGACAGTTTTGCAATTTGTTTATTACTATTTCCTTCTTCAACGACTGTACTCGTTGCTTCATTAATCATTGAGAGTTTGGAATCAAACACCGATGAAGCGAGTGTTGTCACTGCACTGGTCAAAATACCACTCAGTACAATCACAGCCGCAATGATAATTGCTACAATACGTTTTGACATATAGATAACCACTCCTTAAATAATTGTTTGTTCCTATCATATCAAACCTTTTTTAATTTGTAACAAGGTCTTTCTATTTCTGAAAAAGATTCTTATACAAAAATGACAAAAAACCTCTCAAACAAGAATTTGAATGAGAGGTCTCAATATTTAAAAATGTGTCGATACATAATCCAGTAAGTTTTTCATTATCAGTATAGCTGTCACAACAACAAATAATACTTTGACGTAACCGACACCATACTTTAATGCAAACCATGCACCAAAATATGAGCCCACAACCATACTCACTGCCATTGAAAGCCCGTAGACATAATCAACATGTCCAAGATAGATAAATAGTAACAATGCACCTAAGTTCGATGCAAAATTAAGTACTTTAGCATTACCTGCCGCACTTAAAAAGTCAAAACCAATCATTAAAAAAGCAAACATAAGAAATGACCCTGTACCACCACCGAGAAAACCATCATAAAATCCAATTATAGCTAACGCGATTACAAAAATGATTAGTTTTCTCAATGACAATTTTTGATATGTACGTATGCTACCCCAATCTTTTTTTAGCAACGTATAAATTAAAACAACGGTTAGTATCACGATAACCAATGGTTTTAATAGTGCTGCAGGCAGATAGACAGCAAGTATCGCACCACAAATTGACGCAATAAACGATATCGGAAATAACTTTGCAACAATTCGAATATCTACCTTACCTGAACGCAAATAACGAATGGCACTCGTAAACGATCCAAACGCACTGGCAAGCTTGTTCGTTCCAAGTGCAGTTGCAGGCGGCAATCCAATTGCAAGCAATGCAGGAATTGAAATCAATCCACCACCGCCGACTACCGCATCAATAAAAGCTGCTAAAAAACCAAAAGCTAAAATAATAA
This window contains:
- a CDS encoding RDD family protein, encoding MNKEKATVNTNPTQRRYEDMSSTQTSVKMSQYERDAFLYAGFGRRFFSYIIDIIILWAVKQMVLEPIFALTNMNDWQLWISYFNVANMLEAIIYFLYFVLMTRFFQQTLGKMILGIKVYTNHIEGLSWSDVLMREWIGRIISNVMLGLPYLAVIFTPKHIGVHDYFADTVVVKQKYLRQIKHQRNEMDAKSLQTRYNESEIYH
- the tpx gene encoding thiol peroxidase, producing the protein MAQITFKQQPVDLIGDEVKVNDQAPDFKVVDQGLNPITLADYEGKKKLISVVPSIDTGVCDQQTRQFNEQANDEDGYVLTISADLPFAQKRWCASNGLDNVITLSDYQAHSFAKNYGVLMDGLMLLARAVFVLDENNKVVYKEIVPEGTDFPNFDAALEAYRNI
- the sppA gene encoding signal peptide peptidase SppA; amino-acid sequence: MSKRIVAIIIAAVIVLSGILTSAVTTLASSVFDSKLSMINEATSTVVEEGNSNKQIAKLSVKGEIIDMGTGGLFASGSYDHQMALKQLDAIKEDDTIKGVFLIVDSPGGSTYASDEFYQKLKEVKDSGKKVYVQMETMAASGGYYISAPADKIYAGPQSLTGSIGVISQAMDYSELLNNLGVKTNTIKSGEHKDILSPSREMTQEERDILQSINKDSYDQFIDVIVKGRHMSESKVRELADGRLYSAQQAKSNGLIDEIGYKEASMKDLKKAIKAEDAQVISFDQADMGFGSLFGAKSFLKGVRADIEQVKSILNNESQTRPMYKYEG
- a CDS encoding class I SAM-dependent methyltransferase, encoding MTQSPSIMEQLFQRLDEKTKALNEENGQSFIENLGLAMEHLYTNERSLLESAQFQDRRKAFQFAYLSQLQQEEVQANHQITPDTIGLVVGFLISQFEEDAKEMHIADLGSGSGHLSATIHDVLKEVTVMHHLVEVDPVLSRLSIHLANFLEIPFDVYPQDAIMPLPFEEADIVVGDLPIGYYPLDERSHQMQLGFDEGHSYAHYLFIEQAVQALKPTGYAFLVVPTQLFEGDHVKQLENFIATETEMQAFLNLPANLFKNKNAQKSILVLQRKQQGITKPVEVLLANIPDFKNPQLFQNFLAELKEWRSENH
- the nucI gene encoding thermonuclease NucI, producing the protein MMDKKLSIIIVAIIAIGVLGFQYINQSGPFSEINSSSEEETYTVKRVIDGDTIIVSKPGHEDERVRLIGVDTPETVKPNTPVQPYGKAASDFTKRHLTNQQVRLEYDREKTDRYGRTLAYVWLGDDMFNAMLAKEGLARAKFYAPNDKYRIVIEQAQKEAQKKQLNIWER
- a CDS encoding homoserine dehydrogenase, with the translated sequence MKQLNVALLGLGTVGSGVVKIIEENHQQIKETIQKDIQIKHILVRDKSKKRPLNISQYHLTEDVNDILNDDDVDIVIEVMGGIEPTVDWLKAALSQKKHVITANKDLLAVHLRVLEDLAQENGVALKYEASVAGGIPIVNAINNGLNANNISKFMGIFNGTSNFILTKMTEEGAAYEDALQEAQALGFAEADPTDDVEGIDAARKVVITSYLSFNQVIKLADVKTEGISQVTTNDIQAATAFGYKIKLIGKGTYEHGVVQASVKPTLIANSHQLAAVENEYNAIYVIGDAVGETMFYGKGAGSLATGSAVVSDLLNVSLQFESNLHTLPPHFELTTEKTKQMMDSNEPQTIKEKESYYFVVNCPEVSEKQIEADIKGHLPFHKTLQLQRLNEHQYAVVVIGVDELPTSAIDALEGYKVEKSYSVEGV
- a CDS encoding aspartate kinase, whose translation is MKVSKFGGSSVASAEQIKKVLNIVNSDDDRRIIIVSAPGKRHDKDIKATDLLIRLYEKVINGLDYQSKKQEILDRFDDIIRELNLQTDLLQKIDETLEQHISELADQPARLLDALKSSGENFNAQIIAAYNDSQGVPTIYMSPKDAGIIVTDEPENAQILESSYDKIEQIRHTKEKIIIPGFFGYSETNHIVTFPRGGSDITGAIVARGVHADLYENFTDVSGIFRANPTIIKSPEIINEITYREMRELSYAGFGVFHDEALQPLYRYRIPVVIKNTNRPDDPGTFIVHDREINRHRVVTGISCDKGFTSINIKKYLMNRQVGFSLKILNILAENNISYDHMPSGIDNISIIMRTSQLAGKEEKVLNEIRTQCEIDELNVEHDLAILMVVGEGMSAVVGTANKITTALAAANINLKMINQGSSEISMMFGISNKDAEAAVKACYLNCYI
- a CDS encoding transcriptional regulator, SarA/Rot family — encoded protein: MKNGYKMDSEQIFFYESYRKKIISEIKKQFGLKLNDILFLYHLKSANSKRISLHKVKQSIDFSLMEVHKSLTALSEMEIIGKERSTEDERKVFITFTDEQYQRMNEILKDFDQIQKSILTES
- a CDS encoding TSUP family transporter encodes the protein MLMEWDWTLIVIILAFGFLAAFIDAVVGGGGLISIPALLAIGLPPATALGTNKLASAFGSFTSAIRYLRSGKVDIRIVAKLFPISFIASICGAILAVYLPAALLKPLVIVILTVVLIYTLLKKDWGSIRTYQKLSLRKLIIFVIALAIIGFYDGFLGGGTGSFLMFAFLMIGFDFLSAAGNAKVLNFASNLGALLLFIYLGHVDYVYGLSMAVSMVVGSYFGAWFALKYGVGYVKVLFVVVTAILIMKNLLDYVSTHF
- a CDS encoding acetate kinase, coding for MSKLILAINAGSSSLKFQLIEMPEEKLVTKGLIERIGLNDSIFTIEVNGEKVKDVKDIKDHEEAVNIMLDSFQKHGVINDINDIDGTGHRVVHGGETFPESALVTDKVASQIEALADLAPLHNPANLMGINAFRKLLPNIPHVAVFDTSFHQTMPESAYLYSLPYDYYKDYGIRKYGFHGTSHKYVSQRAAEMLGKPIEELRMISCHIGNGASITAIDGGESIDTSMGFTPLAGVTMGTRSGNLDPALIPFIMEKTGKTAEEVINVFNKESGLLGITGTSSDLRDIEQAANEGDERAKLALEIFASRIHKYMGTYASRMHGVDVIIFTAGVGENSDVVRARVLEGLEFMGVYWDPRKNEGLRGKEAELNYPHSPVKVLVIPTDEEVMIARDVITFGEL